The following proteins are co-located in the Longimicrobiaceae bacterium genome:
- a CDS encoding response regulator: MSAAAADSPLLLVVDDDPINVELLCDLLEALDYRVAGALGGEAALLAARERKPDLVLLDVMMPGMNGYEVCRRLKADPATSGIPVVFVTALSDSEDKVEAIEAGGDDFLTKPFNRSILVARVRSLLRLKAANDQLDRQYRKLRELEELRDDLTRMVVHDLKSPLSAMLGTLEMAVDGDLGVLTEPQQRLFADAHQRGADVLLLIDNLLDLSRLEESRLHLEPRDVPVRALLDETAAQWAVRAEQAGSSVSVDAEPDLAVHADGALLRRVLANLVGN, encoded by the coding sequence GTGAGCGCGGCGGCAGCCGATTCCCCCCTCCTGCTGGTCGTAGACGACGACCCCATCAACGTCGAGCTGCTCTGCGACCTGCTGGAGGCGCTGGACTACCGCGTCGCCGGCGCCCTGGGCGGCGAGGCGGCGCTGCTCGCCGCCCGCGAGCGCAAGCCCGACCTCGTCCTGCTGGACGTGATGATGCCGGGGATGAACGGCTACGAGGTGTGCCGCCGGCTCAAGGCGGACCCCGCCACGTCCGGCATCCCCGTCGTCTTCGTCACCGCGCTGTCGGACAGCGAGGACAAGGTGGAGGCGATCGAGGCGGGGGGCGACGACTTCCTCACCAAGCCCTTCAACCGCTCCATCCTGGTCGCCCGCGTCCGCTCCCTGCTGCGGCTCAAGGCGGCCAACGACCAGCTCGACCGCCAGTACCGCAAGCTGCGCGAGCTGGAGGAGCTGCGCGACGACCTGACGCGCATGGTCGTGCACGACCTCAAGTCCCCCCTCTCGGCCATGCTGGGCACGCTGGAGATGGCGGTCGACGGCGACCTGGGCGTCCTCACCGAGCCGCAGCAGCGCCTTTTCGCCGACGCGCACCAGCGCGGCGCCGACGTGCTCCTCCTCATCGACAACCTGCTCGACCTCTCACGCCTGGAAGAGTCGCGGCTGCACCTGGAGCCGCGAGACGTGCCCGTGCGCGCGCTGCTGGACGAGACGGCGGCGCAGTGGGCCGTGCGCGCCGAGCAGGCCGGGTCCAGCGTGTCGGTAGATGCGGAGCCGGACTTGGCCGTGCACGCGGACGGAGCCCTGCTTCGGCGCGTCCTCGCCAACCTCGTGGGCAACG